A single region of the Hippoglossus hippoglossus isolate fHipHip1 chromosome 17, fHipHip1.pri, whole genome shotgun sequence genome encodes:
- the LOC117777718 gene encoding outer dense fiber protein 2-like isoform X3, with protein MRGMSPEDEPQSPARVFGSTAEDLTASCAEPDRSQELGRRSKARSCLQTRPPEDDISCRGASASGTSPFLKTLMDAEAAANSAAVQLVSFKDAMEDEFSDSRRSATDKRRAARQRGLLLEKLVDFRRINKSVRQKLKKLQEAEVDRIDANQHIEMLTKRITQAESDNERLNSDLTETERRFVELMDLRRQEQENVKTAAHVTKSVEATQAHLQEQLRTKEAENNRLTAQLRTLERTRTEQKMEIKDLRGSVAALNEKAAKDKESLKKATRAQKLRAQRFEAAVDKCYAQLKEKDAQLVDARLERDSRRRQKEQQTDEKDKLQAHVELLKSQITELTARLQEERDELTAAHETVMQRVEKLCAENGDLRVNNAALEASVSRLEQQLNDCESTLVEEKVESQERKHQAEQFQYQVAELQVELDEMRIKYKNILRETEKTRDGKETEVDRMGGQTKLLRSSVEMKESIHEANVKLQERINSVQKQMERLQQENLELVRRLADQEETLSYSNRQLGQRSTESQALSRQLEAALSDVQQQVQKVKDQTVSREESLQTKILQLEAEKSKRDKELSLLRQRKLTAERQFDVRLKDLQLSLDQSESHKQSIQNYVDFLKNSYKTMFDEGLQTSTFTSSYFLK; from the exons A TGAGAGGGAtgtctccagaggatgaaccccAAAGTCCTGCCCGTGTCTTCGGCTCTACGGCAGAGGACCTCACAGCGAGTTGTGCGGAGCCAGATCGCTCTCAGGAGCTGGGGAGAAGAAGCAAGGCACGCAGCTGTCTCCAGACCAGACCCCCAGAGGATGACATCAGCTG TCGTGGAGCCTCTGCCAGTGGAACGAGCCCCTTCCTGAAAACACTGATGGACGCGGAAGCAGCTGCCAACTCTGCAGCCGTTCAACTCGTGTCTTTCAAAGATGCGATGGAGGATGAGTTTTCT GATTCAAGAAGGTCCGCCACGGACAAGCGGCGAGCTGCGAGGCAGAGAGGACTCCTGCTGGAGAAGTTGGTGGATTTCAGACGAATTAATAAATCGGTTCGACAGAAActgaagaagctgcaggaagCAGAG GTTGATCGAATTGACGCCAACCAACACATTGAGATGTTAACGAAGAGGATAACACAGGCTGAAAGTGATAATGAG CGTTTAAACAGCGATCTGACTGAGACAGAACGAAGATTCGTGGAGTTGATGGATCTGCGGAGACAAGAGCAG GAGAACGTGAAGACTGCCGCTCACGTGACAAAGTCCGTGGAGGCGACTCAGGCTCACCTGCAGGAGCAGCTACGCACCAAGGAAGCTGAGAACAATCGTCTGACTGCACAGCTGCGG ACTCTGGAAAGAACCCGGACTGAGCAGAAGATGGAGATTAAAGATCTGAGAGGATCCGTCGCCGCTTTGAATGAGAAGGCAGCGAAGGACAAAGAATCTCTAAAGAAAGCCACACGAGCACAGAAACTGAGAGCCCAGAGATTTGAAGCTGCTGTAGATAAATGTTATGCACAGCTAAAGGAAAAG GATGCTCAGCTGGTCGATGCCCGTCTGGAAAGAGACTCCAGGAGACGGCAGAAGGAGCAGCAGACGGATGAGAAAGACAAGCTCCAGGCTCATGTAGAGCTATTAAAGAG TCAAATCACGGAGTTGACAgcgaggctgcaggaggagagggatgagCTGACCGCGGCTCATGAAACCGTGATGCAACGTGTTGAAAAGCTCTGCGCTGAAAACGGAGACCTCCGCGTCAATAATGCAGCACTTGAG GCATCAGTTTCTCGgttggagcagcagctgaatgaTTGTGAGTCGACtctggtggaggagaaggtTGAGTCGCAGGAGAGGAAACATCAAGCTGAACAGTTTCAATATCAG gtcGCAGAACTTCAAGTTGAGCTCGATGAAATGaggataaaatataaaaatattttaagagagacggagaagacAAGGGAtgggaaagaaacagaagtTGACAGG ATGGGGGGTCAGACTAAATTGCTGAGATCATCGGTGGAGATGAAAGAATCCATTCATGAGGCCAACGTAAAACTACAAGAGAGAATTAATTCTGTTCAAAA gcagatggagaggctgcagcaggagaacctGGAGCTCGTACGGAGGCTGGCAGATCAGGAGGAAACTCTGAGCTACAGCAACCGGCAGCTGGGTCAGCGCTCGACGGAGAGTCAGGCCCTCAGCCGGCAGCTGGAGGCGGCATTATCAGATGTTCAACAACAg GTCCAAAAAGTAAAAGACCAGACTGTTTCCCGAGAGGAGAGTCTTCAGACTAAAATCCTGCAGCTGGAAGCAGAGAAGagcaaaagagacaaagagcTGAGTCTTCTTCGCCAGAGAAAACTGACT GCAGAGCGACAGTTTGATGTGCGGCTGAAGgacctgcagctcagcctcgaccaatcagagagccACAAACAAAGCATTCAGAACTACGTCGACTTCCTGAAAAACTCCTATAAGACCATGTTTGATGAGGGACTGCAGACTTCTACTTTTACATCAtcatattttctaaaataa
- the LOC117777723 gene encoding CCN family member 1-like, producing the protein MMWKIFVGILCMTLVSASCPKDCHCPLEVPTCAPGVSLMLDGCGCCRACVRQLFEDCSTSQPCDHTKGLECNFGGGYDSAKGICRAKSDGRTCEYNNKIHQNGEIFRLNCKHQCTCMDGAVGCVSLCPRELMLPKLGCAKPDRVKVLGRCCEQLVCPEEAKPEISLRKKHRRKDSKYRTSENDLTNQYDLAPVWRGESGLTAAFRSHPVSHISARGFKCVSHTTAWSACSKSSGTRVSTRLTNNNPQCKLMEETRICKVRPRNQRTSVRLKKGQRCNHMEKAGRPVKLSHAGCHSLKKFQPRYCGSCSEGLRCCRPHRTQTIPVSFRCQNGETFSRMVTMIQSCKCNCSASSDEKTPARHRLFNDIH; encoded by the exons ATGATGTGGAAAATCTTTGTCGGGATCCTCTGCATGACACTG GTGTCGGCCTCGTGCCCAAAGGACTGTCATTGTCCCCTTGAAGTCCCCACATGTGCACCCGGAGTCAGTCTCATGCTGGACGGTTGTGGATGCTGTAGGGCTTGTGTTCGGCAGCTTTTTGAAGACTGCAGCACCTCGCAGCCATGCGACCACACGAAGGGACTGGAGTGCAACTTCGGAGGTGGATATGATTCTGCTAAAGGCATCTGTCGAG CTAAATCAGATGGAAGAACTTGCGAGTACAACAACAAGATTCACCAGAATGGAGAGATCTTCCGTCTGAACTGCAAACACCAGTGCACTTGCATGGACGGCGCTGTCGGATGTGTCTCTCTGTGCCCTCGTGAGCTCATGCTGCCCAAACTGGGTTGTGCCAAACCCGACAGGGTCAAGGTGCTGGGACGGTGCTGTGAACAGCTAGTCTGCCCCGAGGAAGCAAAGCCAGAGATTTCTCTGAGAAAGAAGCACAGAAGGAAGGACAGCAAATACAGAACGTCTGAAAACGACTTAACCAACCAGTATGACCTGGCGCCTGTGTGGAGAGGAGAATCTGGGCTTACAGCTG CGTTCAGGAGTCACCCAGTGAGCCACATCTCTGCCAGAGGATTCAAGTGTGTGTCTCACACCACAGCCTGGTCCGCCTGCTCCAAATCCAGTGGCACCAGAGTGTCCACCAGGCTGACCAACAACAATCCTCAGTGCAAACTCATGGAAGAGACTCGCATCTGTAAAGTTCGCCCGCGCAACCAAAGGACCTCCGTCAGATTGAAG aaaggtcagaggtgcaacCACATGGAAAAGGCCGGCCGCCCTGTAAAACTGTCCCACGCAGGTTGCCATAGCCTAAAAAAGTTCCAGCCCAGATACTGCGGGTCGTGCTCAGAGGGGCTGAGATGCTGCCGGCCGCACCGGACTCAGACGATACCCGTGAGCTTCAGATGCCAAAATGGAGAAACCTTCAGCAGAATGGTGACGATGATCCAGTCTTGCAAGTGTAACTGCTCCGCCAGCAGTGACGAAAAGACACCTGCCCGCCACAGACTTTTTAATGATATACATTAA
- the ift22 gene encoding intraflagellar transport protein 22 homolog, translating to MFKAKILFIGPSESGKTVLANFLSDTAENVGGEYRPTQGVRILEFESQPEGSGDNKTCEVELWDCSGDFKFESCWPALMKDSSGVVIVFNPDVPSHLKEIETWYSMFISSQGLLDNQCLLIAHHKPGSGVEDERLPLASHLSRLSLIHSNLEEEPEDVRQTFCRYLGNVVNAMSESREQEEMSIFT from the exons ATGTTCAAAGCTAAAATACTCTTTATTGGTCCCAGTGAG AGTGGGAAAACAGTTCTTGCAAATTTTCTCTCGGACACAGCAGAAAATGTGGGGGGTGAATACAGACCTACTCAGGGAGTCAG gATACTGGAATTTGAATCACAACCTGAAGGCAGTGGTGACAACAAGACATGTGAGGTGGAGCTCTGGGACTGCTCTGGAGATTTCAA ATTTGAGTCCTGCTGGCCTGCGCTCATGAAAGACTCCAGTGGCGTGGTGATCGTTTTTAATCCTGACGTTCCGAGCCACCTCAAAGAAATTGAGACGTGGTATTCGATGTTCATCTCCTCTCAGGGTTTGCTGGACAATCAGTGCCTGCTCATAGCTCACCACAAACCCGGCAGCGGAGTAGAAGACGAACGCCTGCCTTTAG CCTCACATCTGAGCAGGCTGTCACTTATTCACTCCAACctggaggaggagccagaggacGTGAGGCAAACCTTCTGCAGATACTTGGGAAATGTTGTGAATGCAATGTCAGAGAGTCGAGAGCAAGAGGAgatgtccatctttacatag
- the LOC117777718 gene encoding outer dense fiber protein 2-like isoform X2: protein MSPEDEPQSPARVFGSTAEDLTASCAEPDRSQELGRRSKARSCLQTRPPEDDISCRGASASGTSPFLKTLMDAEAAANSAAVQLVSFKDAMEDEFSDSRRSATDKRRAARQRGLLLEKLVDFRRINKSVRQKLKKLQEAEVDRIDANQHIEMLTKRITQAESDNERLNSDLTETERRFVELMDLRRQEQENVKTAAHVTKSVEATQAHLQEQLRTKEAENNRLTAQLRTLERTRTEQKMEIKDLRGSVAALNEKAAKDKESLKKATRAQKLRAQRFEAAVDKCYAQLKEKDAQLVDARLERDSRRRQKEQQTDEKDKLQAHVELLKSQITELTARLQEERDELTAAHETVMQRVEKLCAENGDLRVNNAALEASVSRLEQQLNDCESTLVEEKVESQERKHQAEQFQYQVAELQVELDEMRIKYKNILRETEKTRDGKETEVDRVRQQLQARVDELKRYPELLSTAEQSLFESQENLRSSEGKCSEKSESVSQLQVKMGGQTKLLRSSVEMKESIHEANVKLQERINSVQKQMERLQQENLELVRRLADQEETLSYSNRQLGQRSTESQALSRQLEAALSDVQQQVQKVKDQTVSREESLQTKILQLEAEKSKRDKELSLLRQRKLTAERQFDVRLKDLQLSLDQSESHKQSIQNYVDFLKNSYKTMFDEGLQTSTFTSSYFLK from the exons AtgtctccagaggatgaaccccAAAGTCCTGCCCGTGTCTTCGGCTCTACGGCAGAGGACCTCACAGCGAGTTGTGCGGAGCCAGATCGCTCTCAGGAGCTGGGGAGAAGAAGCAAGGCACGCAGCTGTCTCCAGACCAGACCCCCAGAGGATGACATCAGCTG TCGTGGAGCCTCTGCCAGTGGAACGAGCCCCTTCCTGAAAACACTGATGGACGCGGAAGCAGCTGCCAACTCTGCAGCCGTTCAACTCGTGTCTTTCAAAGATGCGATGGAGGATGAGTTTTCT GATTCAAGAAGGTCCGCCACGGACAAGCGGCGAGCTGCGAGGCAGAGAGGACTCCTGCTGGAGAAGTTGGTGGATTTCAGACGAATTAATAAATCGGTTCGACAGAAActgaagaagctgcaggaagCAGAG GTTGATCGAATTGACGCCAACCAACACATTGAGATGTTAACGAAGAGGATAACACAGGCTGAAAGTGATAATGAG CGTTTAAACAGCGATCTGACTGAGACAGAACGAAGATTCGTGGAGTTGATGGATCTGCGGAGACAAGAGCAG GAGAACGTGAAGACTGCCGCTCACGTGACAAAGTCCGTGGAGGCGACTCAGGCTCACCTGCAGGAGCAGCTACGCACCAAGGAAGCTGAGAACAATCGTCTGACTGCACAGCTGCGG ACTCTGGAAAGAACCCGGACTGAGCAGAAGATGGAGATTAAAGATCTGAGAGGATCCGTCGCCGCTTTGAATGAGAAGGCAGCGAAGGACAAAGAATCTCTAAAGAAAGCCACACGAGCACAGAAACTGAGAGCCCAGAGATTTGAAGCTGCTGTAGATAAATGTTATGCACAGCTAAAGGAAAAG GATGCTCAGCTGGTCGATGCCCGTCTGGAAAGAGACTCCAGGAGACGGCAGAAGGAGCAGCAGACGGATGAGAAAGACAAGCTCCAGGCTCATGTAGAGCTATTAAAGAG TCAAATCACGGAGTTGACAgcgaggctgcaggaggagagggatgagCTGACCGCGGCTCATGAAACCGTGATGCAACGTGTTGAAAAGCTCTGCGCTGAAAACGGAGACCTCCGCGTCAATAATGCAGCACTTGAG GCATCAGTTTCTCGgttggagcagcagctgaatgaTTGTGAGTCGACtctggtggaggagaaggtTGAGTCGCAGGAGAGGAAACATCAAGCTGAACAGTTTCAATATCAG gtcGCAGAACTTCAAGTTGAGCTCGATGAAATGaggataaaatataaaaatattttaagagagacggagaagacAAGGGAtgggaaagaaacagaagtTGACAGG gtgaggcagcagctccaggccCGTGTGGACGAGCTGAAGCGTTACCCTGAGTTACTGAGTACAGCCGAGCAGAGTCTGTTTGAGAGCCAGGAGAACCTGCGAAGCTCAGAGGGGAAGTGCTCAGAAAAGTCAGAGTCCGTTAGCCAACTGCAGGTTAAG ATGGGGGGTCAGACTAAATTGCTGAGATCATCGGTGGAGATGAAAGAATCCATTCATGAGGCCAACGTAAAACTACAAGAGAGAATTAATTCTGTTCAAAA gcagatggagaggctgcagcaggagaacctGGAGCTCGTACGGAGGCTGGCAGATCAGGAGGAAACTCTGAGCTACAGCAACCGGCAGCTGGGTCAGCGCTCGACGGAGAGTCAGGCCCTCAGCCGGCAGCTGGAGGCGGCATTATCAGATGTTCAACAACAg GTCCAAAAAGTAAAAGACCAGACTGTTTCCCGAGAGGAGAGTCTTCAGACTAAAATCCTGCAGCTGGAAGCAGAGAAGagcaaaagagacaaagagcTGAGTCTTCTTCGCCAGAGAAAACTGACT GCAGAGCGACAGTTTGATGTGCGGCTGAAGgacctgcagctcagcctcgaccaatcagagagccACAAACAAAGCATTCAGAACTACGTCGACTTCCTGAAAAACTCCTATAAGACCATGTTTGATGAGGGACTGCAGACTTCTACTTTTACATCAtcatattttctaaaataa
- the LOC117777718 gene encoding outer dense fiber protein 2-like isoform X1, whose translation MRGMSPEDEPQSPARVFGSTAEDLTASCAEPDRSQELGRRSKARSCLQTRPPEDDISCRGASASGTSPFLKTLMDAEAAANSAAVQLVSFKDAMEDEFSDSRRSATDKRRAARQRGLLLEKLVDFRRINKSVRQKLKKLQEAEVDRIDANQHIEMLTKRITQAESDNERLNSDLTETERRFVELMDLRRQEQENVKTAAHVTKSVEATQAHLQEQLRTKEAENNRLTAQLRTLERTRTEQKMEIKDLRGSVAALNEKAAKDKESLKKATRAQKLRAQRFEAAVDKCYAQLKEKDAQLVDARLERDSRRRQKEQQTDEKDKLQAHVELLKSQITELTARLQEERDELTAAHETVMQRVEKLCAENGDLRVNNAALEASVSRLEQQLNDCESTLVEEKVESQERKHQAEQFQYQVAELQVELDEMRIKYKNILRETEKTRDGKETEVDRVRQQLQARVDELKRYPELLSTAEQSLFESQENLRSSEGKCSEKSESVSQLQVKMGGQTKLLRSSVEMKESIHEANVKLQERINSVQKQMERLQQENLELVRRLADQEETLSYSNRQLGQRSTESQALSRQLEAALSDVQQQVQKVKDQTVSREESLQTKILQLEAEKSKRDKELSLLRQRKLTAERQFDVRLKDLQLSLDQSESHKQSIQNYVDFLKNSYKTMFDEGLQTSTFTSSYFLK comes from the exons A TGAGAGGGAtgtctccagaggatgaaccccAAAGTCCTGCCCGTGTCTTCGGCTCTACGGCAGAGGACCTCACAGCGAGTTGTGCGGAGCCAGATCGCTCTCAGGAGCTGGGGAGAAGAAGCAAGGCACGCAGCTGTCTCCAGACCAGACCCCCAGAGGATGACATCAGCTG TCGTGGAGCCTCTGCCAGTGGAACGAGCCCCTTCCTGAAAACACTGATGGACGCGGAAGCAGCTGCCAACTCTGCAGCCGTTCAACTCGTGTCTTTCAAAGATGCGATGGAGGATGAGTTTTCT GATTCAAGAAGGTCCGCCACGGACAAGCGGCGAGCTGCGAGGCAGAGAGGACTCCTGCTGGAGAAGTTGGTGGATTTCAGACGAATTAATAAATCGGTTCGACAGAAActgaagaagctgcaggaagCAGAG GTTGATCGAATTGACGCCAACCAACACATTGAGATGTTAACGAAGAGGATAACACAGGCTGAAAGTGATAATGAG CGTTTAAACAGCGATCTGACTGAGACAGAACGAAGATTCGTGGAGTTGATGGATCTGCGGAGACAAGAGCAG GAGAACGTGAAGACTGCCGCTCACGTGACAAAGTCCGTGGAGGCGACTCAGGCTCACCTGCAGGAGCAGCTACGCACCAAGGAAGCTGAGAACAATCGTCTGACTGCACAGCTGCGG ACTCTGGAAAGAACCCGGACTGAGCAGAAGATGGAGATTAAAGATCTGAGAGGATCCGTCGCCGCTTTGAATGAGAAGGCAGCGAAGGACAAAGAATCTCTAAAGAAAGCCACACGAGCACAGAAACTGAGAGCCCAGAGATTTGAAGCTGCTGTAGATAAATGTTATGCACAGCTAAAGGAAAAG GATGCTCAGCTGGTCGATGCCCGTCTGGAAAGAGACTCCAGGAGACGGCAGAAGGAGCAGCAGACGGATGAGAAAGACAAGCTCCAGGCTCATGTAGAGCTATTAAAGAG TCAAATCACGGAGTTGACAgcgaggctgcaggaggagagggatgagCTGACCGCGGCTCATGAAACCGTGATGCAACGTGTTGAAAAGCTCTGCGCTGAAAACGGAGACCTCCGCGTCAATAATGCAGCACTTGAG GCATCAGTTTCTCGgttggagcagcagctgaatgaTTGTGAGTCGACtctggtggaggagaaggtTGAGTCGCAGGAGAGGAAACATCAAGCTGAACAGTTTCAATATCAG gtcGCAGAACTTCAAGTTGAGCTCGATGAAATGaggataaaatataaaaatattttaagagagacggagaagacAAGGGAtgggaaagaaacagaagtTGACAGG gtgaggcagcagctccaggccCGTGTGGACGAGCTGAAGCGTTACCCTGAGTTACTGAGTACAGCCGAGCAGAGTCTGTTTGAGAGCCAGGAGAACCTGCGAAGCTCAGAGGGGAAGTGCTCAGAAAAGTCAGAGTCCGTTAGCCAACTGCAGGTTAAG ATGGGGGGTCAGACTAAATTGCTGAGATCATCGGTGGAGATGAAAGAATCCATTCATGAGGCCAACGTAAAACTACAAGAGAGAATTAATTCTGTTCAAAA gcagatggagaggctgcagcaggagaacctGGAGCTCGTACGGAGGCTGGCAGATCAGGAGGAAACTCTGAGCTACAGCAACCGGCAGCTGGGTCAGCGCTCGACGGAGAGTCAGGCCCTCAGCCGGCAGCTGGAGGCGGCATTATCAGATGTTCAACAACAg GTCCAAAAAGTAAAAGACCAGACTGTTTCCCGAGAGGAGAGTCTTCAGACTAAAATCCTGCAGCTGGAAGCAGAGAAGagcaaaagagacaaagagcTGAGTCTTCTTCGCCAGAGAAAACTGACT GCAGAGCGACAGTTTGATGTGCGGCTGAAGgacctgcagctcagcctcgaccaatcagagagccACAAACAAAGCATTCAGAACTACGTCGACTTCCTGAAAAACTCCTATAAGACCATGTTTGATGAGGGACTGCAGACTTCTACTTTTACATCAtcatattttctaaaataa